The Verrucomicrobiia bacterium genomic interval TGCGGTTATGCATTTGCGTACGGCAACCGCGTGATCAACTTCCACGGCACGGACCTCTTCGCTTACGCGCACGAGATGGGACACACGATTGGGTTCCATCACTCCGTGACGGACCATAACAACGATGGCGTGTTTGAGGATGCGTACGGCGGCAAGGACGATTGCATGGGTGGCGAATCCTACACGTTCAACGCGCCACATGCCATCTGGGGCGGCTGGCTTCCGCATCGGCCCGAAGGCAGTGGCGGCTGGCGTCAGATTACGAGTGACGGCACATACCAGATCAGCCCGCTGGAAATCGATCCAACGAATGCGCTGCCAAACTCGCAGGCTTTGAAGATCGTTCCGCCGGTTGGAAATCCGTATTTCCTTTCGTTTCGTCAACCGCTCGGTTTCAACCGCGGTTGGACCGCATCACAGGTGGGCAAGGACGGCCGGACGGGAACCGGCAACGACCCTGTTCCGCCGATCTCCGCGAACTACCCGCCTTACTATTACAAGTATGCCTACGGCGTCGGTGTGCATCGACATAGCGGCGGGACGGGCGCGGAAACGTATGAGATCGCGGTGCTCGAAAACCATCAGCAGTTGACGCTTCCAGGAACTGGAATCGTCATTCGCCAAACCGCACGTGACACCAACAAGGTCACCCTGAGCATCACGGGATTCAACGGCAGCACTGCTCCCAACGGCGTGACGCTGTTCGAGCACGTGAACTACGGCGGCGCGCAAAGCCAGGTACTGACGCCGGGCAACTACAACCTGTCCCAACTCGGCGGTAAAGGCGTGCCGAACGACTGGGCGTCATCGTGTCGGATTCCTCCCGGGATCACCTTGGTCCTGTATCAACACGACAACTTCGGGGGAACGGCCTGGACGAATACCAGCAGCGTGACCAACCTCGCGCTGCTCAATCCCGGTGGTGCTGACAACCAGCTCTCCTCCTGCCGTGTGTTCTTCACGTCAGGACAGGCGCCTCCCGTCCCCGCAGATCTGTCGGCCATCGTCAGTCATTCGCAAGTGCGGCTTTCCTGGTCGCCCACACCTTCCGCAACCAACTACGTCATCAAGCGCGGACCAGCTGTTGGCGGACCGTTCGCGGTCATCGCGACCGCGCCGATCTCATCGTTCACGGATACAGGCCTCACCAACGGCATCGCAGCGTATTACACCATTGCAGCAGCGAACGCTTTCGGTTCAAGCCCTGACTCCTCGCCGCTCGTCGCAGTTCCGACAAGCGATCTGATCGCGCGTTGGAAGTTCGATGAAAATGGCGGCTCGCTTGCCGCGGATGCGTCGGGCAACAACAACAACGGCATTCTCGTAAACGGACCCACGTGGTTCGCGCCCGGAAAATTCGGAACCGCCGCATTAACCTTCAACTCGGCAAACCTGCGTTCGGTGACGATTCCCCATTCCAGCAGTCTCAACAATCCCACGAAAGCCATCACGTTGTCAGCCTGGGTCTACGCGTTCGATTGGAATGGAAACCGCCGCATTTTACAGAAGGGAAATGCCGACAACCAGTATCGGCTGCTGGCTGAGAACTCAGTGCTGAAGTTCCATTTGAATGGCGTCGATCAATTGACCGCTCCACTTCCGCCCATCAATGCGTGGGTGCACATTGCGGCCACATGGGACGGCCTGACCATGCTCCTCTACACAAATGGCATTGTGATGGCCACGCGCGAGGCGGGGGGCACTATTTCAACGACAGCCGATGTTCTCGCCATCGCGCGCAAGAACACGAGCGGTGTCGCGGGCGATTACTTTAACGGCCGGCTTGATGACGTCCGCATTTACAACCGGGCGCTCGCGCCTGGGGAGATCGCGTCGATGATGACAAACTCGGCGCCGCAATTCGCATCGGATGTAATCGCCTTGGACGCTGTGACTGCAGGCGAAGCTTTCCATGGAACATTGGCGCTGCAGGCCCAGGACGCTGACAACGACACGCTTTCGTTTTCGAAATTAAACGGCCCGGCATGGTTGTCGGTATCGGCGAACGGAAATCTGTCCGGAACTCCGCTTTCTTCCGACGCCGGTACGAATACGTTCAACGTCCGGGTCACGGACGGACACCTGATGGACACAGCGCTTATGCACATTCACGTGCTGTCCGCCGCGAACATCACGGCCACAATAGTGACTGAAAGTTCCGATCTGCAGCTCCGTTGGACTGGCGGCATCCCGC includes:
- a CDS encoding LamG-like jellyroll fold domain-containing protein; translation: MRFQCHGCKTAIRSLLAALLICFSISLAPAAVSGTKSALIMLVSLNDAPIDCTVAEVNGMVFTNSPLNVDSFYNAATWGSIRWTGSVINVSINDSITPCDTDNWANQADTAARALGYEPNNYTTRVYTFRSSQTTCGYAFAYGNRVINFHGTDLFAYAHEMGHTIGFHHSVTDHNNDGVFEDAYGGKDDCMGGESYTFNAPHAIWGGWLPHRPEGSGGWRQITSDGTYQISPLEIDPTNALPNSQALKIVPPVGNPYFLSFRQPLGFNRGWTASQVGKDGRTGTGNDPVPPISANYPPYYYKYAYGVGVHRHSGGTGAETYEIAVLENHQQLTLPGTGIVIRQTARDTNKVTLSITGFNGSTAPNGVTLFEHVNYGGAQSQVLTPGNYNLSQLGGKGVPNDWASSCRIPPGITLVLYQHDNFGGTAWTNTSSVTNLALLNPGGADNQLSSCRVFFTSGQAPPVPADLSAIVSHSQVRLSWSPTPSATNYVIKRGPAVGGPFAVIATAPISSFTDTGLTNGIAAYYTIAAANAFGSSPDSSPLVAVPTSDLIARWKFDENGGSLAADASGNNNNGILVNGPTWFAPGKFGTAALTFNSANLRSVTIPHSSSLNNPTKAITLSAWVYAFDWNGNRRILQKGNADNQYRLLAENSVLKFHLNGVDQLTAPLPPINAWVHIAATWDGLTMLLYTNGIVMATREAGGTISTTADVLAIARKNTSGVAGDYFNGRLDDVRIYNRALAPGEIASMMTNSAPQFASDVIALDAVTAGEAFHGTLALQAQDADNDTLSFSKLNGPAWLSVSANGNLSGTPLSSDAGTNTFNVRVTDGHLMDTALMHIHVLSAANITATIVTESSDLQLRWTGGIPPYQLQMRTNLEAGDWTTIGEAIFGNELTVTPTNAAAWYRILGN